The following proteins are co-located in the Halictus rubicundus isolate RS-2024b chromosome 1, iyHalRubi1_principal, whole genome shotgun sequence genome:
- the Nsyb gene encoding neuronal Synaptobrevin isoform X2, whose translation MANEGDLAPDAAAAAAGPGTGEIVGGPRTPQQTAAQKRLQATQAQVDEVVDIMKTNVEKVLERDQKLSELDDRADALQQGASQFEQQAGKLKRKFWLQNLKMMIIMGVIALVILAIIVANIM comes from the exons GGCCAACGAGGGCGATCTAGCACCGGATGCAGCTGCGGCCGCAGCAGGCCCTGGGACCGGGGAGATCGTCGGAGGTCCTAGGACGCCTCAGCAAACTGCCGCGCAAAAACGATTGCAGGCGACGCAGGCGCAGGTCGACGAGGTCGTCGACAtcatgaaaacgaacgtcgaaaaagtCTTGGAGCGTGATCAGAAGCTGTCCGAACTCGACGATCGAGCAG ATGCGCTTCAACAAGGAGCGTCGCAGTTCGAACAACAGGCGGGAAAACTGAAGAGGAAGTTCTGGCTACAAAATCTGAAG ATGATGATCATCATGGGCGTCATCGCACTCGTCATTTTGGCCATTATCGTCG CGAACATCATGTAG